From a region of the Flavobacterium sediminilitoris genome:
- a CDS encoding cation:proton antiporter domain-containing protein: protein MPFSLVASTAVHLPDLINDLGLILVTAAISVLIFRKLKQPLVLGYLVAGFLASANFNFFPTVKDINSIEVWAEIGIIFLLFSLGLEFSFKKLLKVGGTASITALTQIFAMIVLGYYAGRFMGWDNMNCIFLGVILSISSTTIILKAFDELGVKSQKFAGNVIGALIVQDIVAILMMVLLSTVAVSQQFSGSELVKSLLKLFFFLSIWFISGIFFIPTLLKKLKHLLSDEMLLIISLALCLLMVIFASEVGFSPALGAFIMGSIIAETNEAEHIEHLVKPVKDLFGAVFFVSVGMLINPDTLVEYAFPVMILTFVTIFGQSISSTIGTLISGQPLKESIQTGMSLSQIGEFSFIIATLGTSLKVTSDFLYPIVVAVSAVTAFTTPFMIKYASPTAAFVEKKLPKKWVKKIELYSANSQAIKTVSTWKIVIKEYLFQVILYSVILFAIILMSKNFLLPLLDDILYGHIIAAFLTLLVLAPFLWALSLKRVAKAEVQELLKNRKYYGPVIVLIFIRIAIALFFIGLMLNNFFSPEIALLAFVFSIVIMMIFPKNINRLYHKIEDRFITNFNQREVTTKNLNRNNLSPWDGHMANFTICAESDLAGKTLEEVKIRENIGVNIAFIKRGGLHIYIPSKEEKLYPNDEISIIGTDEQVKQFADYLEQHKLNTETLLESEIVLQQYELRDQWFIGKTIRESNLREKTNGMIVGVEHNGRRILNPESSLILSKNDIIWVVGDKKKIKAFFS from the coding sequence ATGCCATTTTCGTTAGTTGCAAGCACAGCAGTTCATTTACCAGACTTAATCAATGATTTAGGTTTAATCCTTGTCACAGCAGCAATTTCTGTATTAATTTTCCGTAAATTAAAACAACCTTTAGTTTTAGGATACTTAGTTGCTGGATTTTTAGCAAGTGCTAATTTTAATTTTTTTCCAACAGTAAAAGACATTAACAGTATTGAAGTTTGGGCAGAAATAGGAATCATTTTTTTATTGTTTAGTTTAGGTTTAGAATTTAGTTTTAAAAAGCTACTAAAAGTTGGAGGAACAGCATCCATTACTGCATTAACACAAATTTTTGCCATGATTGTTTTAGGCTATTATGCAGGACGATTTATGGGCTGGGACAATATGAACTGTATTTTCTTAGGTGTCATTCTTTCCATTTCTTCCACTACTATTATTCTAAAAGCATTTGATGAACTAGGCGTAAAATCGCAAAAATTTGCAGGAAATGTTATTGGAGCTCTGATTGTGCAAGATATTGTTGCCATTTTAATGATGGTTTTGCTCTCTACTGTTGCAGTAAGTCAACAATTTTCAGGAAGCGAATTGGTTAAATCTTTATTAAAACTATTCTTCTTTTTATCAATTTGGTTTATATCTGGTATTTTTTTCATCCCAACATTATTAAAAAAATTAAAACATTTACTTTCTGATGAAATGTTATTAATTATCTCATTAGCACTTTGTCTGTTAATGGTAATTTTTGCCTCTGAAGTTGGTTTCTCTCCAGCATTAGGCGCTTTCATTATGGGATCTATTATTGCAGAAACTAATGAAGCTGAACATATTGAACATTTAGTAAAACCCGTAAAAGATCTATTTGGTGCGGTTTTCTTTGTATCCGTTGGAATGTTAATTAATCCTGATACCTTGGTTGAATATGCTTTTCCTGTTATGATACTAACATTCGTTACTATTTTTGGACAATCAATAAGTTCTACCATTGGAACTCTTATTTCAGGTCAACCGCTTAAAGAATCCATACAAACAGGTATGAGTTTGTCTCAAATAGGTGAATTTTCTTTTATTATAGCAACACTTGGAACTTCCTTAAAAGTTACAAGCGATTTTTTGTATCCCATTGTTGTTGCTGTTTCAGCTGTAACTGCTTTTACAACTCCATTTATGATAAAATATGCTTCTCCAACAGCCGCTTTTGTTGAGAAAAAATTACCTAAGAAATGGGTTAAAAAAATTGAATTATACAGTGCCAATTCACAAGCTATAAAAACAGTAAGCACTTGGAAAATTGTTATCAAAGAATACTTATTTCAAGTTATCTTATACTCTGTTATTCTTTTTGCTATTATTCTAATGTCTAAAAACTTTTTGTTACCGCTATTAGATGATATTTTGTATGGACATATAATCGCAGCTTTTTTAACCTTATTAGTTTTAGCTCCTTTCTTATGGGCGCTATCTTTAAAAAGAGTAGCCAAAGCTGAAGTTCAAGAATTATTAAAAAACAGAAAATATTACGGCCCTGTTATTGTTTTAATTTTCATTCGAATTGCCATTGCCTTATTTTTCATTGGATTAATGTTAAACAATTTCTTCTCACCTGAAATTGCACTGTTAGCCTTTGTTTTTTCAATTGTAATTATGATGATTTTTCCAAAAAACATCAATCGATTATATCATAAAATTGAAGATCGATTTATAACCAATTTTAATCAAAGAGAAGTAACAACTAAAAATTTAAATCGAAATAATTTATCACCTTGGGATGGTCACATGGCAAATTTTACTATTTGTGCCGAATCAGATTTAGCAGGAAAAACACTAGAAGAAGTTAAAATTAGAGAAAATATAGGCGTAAATATTGCATTTATAAAACGTGGTGGCTTACATATATATATTCCTTCCAAAGAAGAAAAATTATATCCGAATGATGAGATTAGTATAATCGGAACAGATGAGCAAGTAAAACAATTTGCTGATTATTTAGAGCAACACAAGCTAAATACAGAAACACTTCTTGAATCAGAAATAGTATTACAACAATATGAATTAAGAGATCAATGGTTTATTGGTAAAACTATTCGTGAATCGAATTTACGAGAAAAAACAAACGGAATGATTGTAGGAGTTGAACATAATGGTCGACGAATATTAAATCCTGAATCGAGTTTAATTTTAAGTAAAAATGACATTATTTGGGTTGTTGGAGACAAAAAGAAAATAAAAGCATTTTTCAGTTAA
- a CDS encoding RNA polymerase sigma factor, whose product MEQELLVKELLKKDNYSFTLLYDNYSRSLYGVIYNLIKNKEESEDVLQEVFVKIWNNIDSYNETKGRLYTWMLNIARNTSIDKLRSKGYNNSQKNLSADNFVYMLEDNSKALNRIDAIGIKKFIKKLKPKCIQIIELLFFQGYTQQEASEELEIPLGTVKTNNRNCMNELRTIINE is encoded by the coding sequence ATGGAACAAGAACTATTAGTTAAGGAACTCCTTAAAAAGGATAATTATTCGTTTACATTATTATATGACAACTATTCTAGGAGTTTATATGGTGTTATTTACAACCTAATTAAAAACAAAGAAGAATCTGAAGACGTACTTCAAGAAGTCTTTGTTAAAATTTGGAATAATATAGACTCCTATAATGAAACTAAAGGTCGTTTATATACTTGGATGCTAAATATTGCTAGAAATACAAGCATTGATAAATTACGATCAAAAGGATATAATAACAGTCAAAAAAACCTTTCCGCAGATAATTTCGTATATATGCTTGAAGACAATTCAAAAGCATTAAATAGAATTGATGCAATTGGCATAAAAAAATTTATCAAAAAATTAAAACCTAAATGTATTCAAATCATTGAATTATTGTTTTTTCAAGGATATACACAGCAAGAAGCATCGGAAGAACTTGAAATACCTTTAGGTACAGTAAAAACAAATAATAGAAATTGTATGAATGAATTAAGAACGATTATCAATGAATAG
- a CDS encoding CAP domain-containing protein: MCKILSLLLFLTFSSISAQELIIDYNQLSDEVLKQINSHRKILKLDELKEDAILFKAAQDHSIYMNEKNILSHEQKVIDKKFPKDRIKYYQGNDFNVFGENVLYTTIDVKHYSKTDILALAKKVFIQWKKSPPHYKNIINSNYELAGIAFSFDKKTRRLYATNVFGAKGVVIPNQLSNNAFGLSEKSIYCKNVDLNDKIHISNGLQIEGDDVILYYHDIKTFKEIFKNPSDAIAIDFVEESQLQCGSKNNFDISPIYDGVLSKPIYRDELLANNTAENKHKIITKVGKVPEHLKERSVTLNIIFIFTNCACEYIVPHDIKSKSISLFPINPIVEIPKNTTLSNKGIIRTEEHSFAFERNEIVEKFKNTDEYFNIDKISDDEIVIQFDTLISENFNKVVANKDSILFSEIEYSEEKIEEPFTFINETIHSTQIYSYSSIEGKEELNKKLHQERAIAIENYGKENLDITIKPSKIIAEENWETCYIQLEMENLGELATKSKEEIRSYINANKTTWNDYLDKQRVSKLIANYYGEITTNNPNNKLYLQFLYEINLRTGILEKDYNRANLALAKLYDVDFCYAIFDEIVFNELMTNQKLVQNACAALIKNHQYDRFKTVRFLKHWLTQFDSFNKDTQLNLLNLYCVTNENLLHTWDVSTTKLANVTKPKTLENNFSLFQPNLDLTANYNYVALYYSNHTNDYNGINYYFTKVYNSFKNNIKSTKDRVNFGLFLNHWSNYHRTITLLKAEMKKPTFTKEEALLLAQTYPVIDNDKNKSELEYILKKAYQLNKNAWCNWQKENKNLLRNITIKNEFCKKCN, encoded by the coding sequence ATGTGTAAAATTTTGTCCCTATTACTTTTTCTAACATTTTCCTCTATTTCAGCACAAGAACTAATTATTGATTATAATCAGCTAAGTGATGAAGTCTTGAAACAAATTAATTCGCACAGAAAAATATTAAAACTAGACGAATTAAAGGAAGATGCAATATTATTCAAAGCCGCTCAAGATCATAGTATTTATATGAATGAGAAAAATATATTATCTCATGAACAAAAGGTTATTGACAAAAAATTCCCGAAAGACCGTATAAAATATTATCAAGGAAATGATTTTAATGTATTTGGAGAAAATGTACTTTATACTACTATAGATGTAAAACACTATTCTAAAACAGATATTCTTGCTTTAGCAAAGAAAGTCTTTATACAATGGAAAAAATCGCCTCCACATTATAAAAACATAATTAATTCAAATTATGAATTAGCAGGTATTGCTTTTTCATTCGATAAAAAAACCAGACGTTTATATGCTACCAATGTATTTGGAGCAAAAGGTGTTGTAATTCCAAATCAATTATCAAACAACGCTTTTGGACTATCTGAAAAAAGTATTTATTGTAAGAATGTTGATTTAAATGATAAAATACACATAAGCAATGGTCTTCAAATTGAAGGAGATGATGTAATACTTTATTACCACGACATTAAAACTTTTAAAGAAATTTTTAAAAACCCTAGTGATGCTATAGCAATTGATTTTGTTGAAGAAAGTCAATTACAATGTGGTTCAAAAAACAATTTTGACATATCACCAATTTATGATGGAGTACTTTCAAAACCTATTTATAGAGACGAGTTGCTAGCTAACAACACCGCTGAAAACAAACACAAAATAATCACTAAAGTAGGTAAAGTACCTGAACATTTAAAAGAAAGAAGCGTTACATTAAACATTATTTTTATTTTCACAAATTGTGCTTGTGAATATATTGTTCCACATGATATTAAATCAAAATCTATATCTCTATTCCCTATAAATCCAATAGTAGAAATTCCTAAAAATACAACCCTAAGCAATAAAGGAATTATTAGAACTGAAGAACATTCTTTTGCTTTTGAGCGAAATGAAATTGTTGAAAAATTTAAAAACACTGATGAATATTTTAACATTGATAAAATTTCAGATGATGAAATTGTTATTCAATTTGATACTTTAATTTCCGAGAATTTTAATAAAGTAGTTGCAAATAAAGACTCAATCTTATTTTCTGAAATTGAATATTCGGAAGAAAAGATTGAAGAACCTTTTACATTTATAAATGAAACTATTCATTCTACCCAAATTTATAGTTATAGTTCTATAGAAGGAAAAGAAGAATTGAATAAAAAATTACATCAAGAAAGAGCTATTGCAATAGAAAATTATGGCAAAGAAAATTTAGATATAACTATTAAACCTTCAAAAATAATTGCTGAAGAAAATTGGGAGACTTGCTACATTCAACTTGAAATGGAGAACTTAGGCGAATTAGCAACAAAATCGAAAGAAGAAATTAGAAGCTACATCAATGCAAATAAGACAACTTGGAATGATTATTTAGACAAACAACGTGTTTCAAAACTCATAGCTAATTATTATGGAGAAATAACAACGAATAATCCTAATAACAAATTATATCTTCAATTTCTTTATGAAATTAATTTACGTACAGGTATTCTTGAAAAAGATTATAATAGAGCAAACTTAGCTCTTGCAAAACTTTATGATGTTGATTTTTGCTATGCAATATTTGATGAAATTGTATTTAATGAATTAATGACTAACCAAAAATTAGTTCAAAATGCATGTGCTGCACTTATCAAAAATCATCAATATGATCGCTTTAAAACCGTACGATTCTTAAAACATTGGTTGACTCAATTCGACTCTTTTAATAAAGATACTCAACTAAATTTATTGAATTTATACTGTGTTACCAATGAAAATCTACTTCATACTTGGGATGTTTCAACTACTAAATTAGCCAATGTAACTAAACCTAAAACATTAGAAAACAACTTTTCATTGTTTCAGCCTAATTTAGATTTAACTGCGAATTACAACTATGTTGCTTTATATTATTCTAATCATACTAATGATTACAATGGAATTAATTATTATTTTACCAAAGTGTATAATAGTTTTAAAAACAATATCAAATCAACTAAAGACAGGGTAAATTTTGGGTTATTTCTAAATCATTGGAGCAACTATCATAGAACAATAACATTATTAAAAGCAGAAATGAAAAAGCCTACTTTTACTAAAGAAGAAGCTCTTTTATTAGCACAAACTTATCCTGTTATTGACAATGATAAAAATAAATCAGAATTAGAGTATATTCTAAAAAAAGCATATCAATTAAACAAAAATGCTTGGTGCAATTGGCAAAAAGAAAATAAAAACCTATTACGGAATATTACAATTAAAAATGAGTTTTGTAAAAAATGTAATTAA
- a CDS encoding anti-sigma factor, whose translation MNSREYIESGILELYVFGTLTEQENNEVLEMAKNHIDIQEEIKAIENAVINLSHSVAPHLSATNYEKIRNQLLEKNRVIQLQPRKNYAQYMGWIAAAVFVLGFGIQLYKFNQSNTIIESLAVDKSKMQESIVELEFQKQDAEKILAIVRDNNNIQVALAGQEVAPNAFAKAYYNKETKEVYIDAAGLPIPPEGKVYQVWGLKLDPLTPQSIGLLDNFTASNSKVFKVEKAEDAEAFGITLEPAGGSVNPTLEQLYTLGKV comes from the coding sequence ATGAATAGTAGAGAATACATAGAATCTGGAATTTTAGAATTGTATGTTTTTGGCACACTTACTGAGCAAGAAAACAACGAAGTTCTAGAAATGGCAAAAAATCATATTGATATTCAAGAAGAAATTAAGGCCATAGAAAATGCTGTTATTAATTTATCTCATAGTGTTGCTCCTCACCTTTCCGCAACTAATTATGAGAAAATAAGAAATCAACTTTTAGAAAAAAATAGAGTAATACAATTACAACCTAGAAAAAATTATGCACAATATATGGGTTGGATTGCTGCCGCAGTATTTGTATTAGGTTTTGGTATTCAATTATACAAATTTAATCAATCTAATACTATTATCGAAAGTTTAGCTGTAGATAAAAGCAAAATGCAAGAATCTATCGTAGAATTAGAGTTTCAAAAACAAGATGCTGAAAAAATATTAGCTATTGTAAGAGATAATAATAACATACAAGTAGCTCTTGCAGGACAAGAAGTAGCTCCAAATGCTTTTGCGAAGGCATATTACAACAAAGAAACTAAAGAAGTATATATTGATGCTGCTGGTTTACCAATACCTCCTGAAGGAAAAGTATATCAGGTTTGGGGATTAAAACTAGATCCATTAACGCCTCAAAGTATTGGTTTATTAGACAACTTTACAGCTAGTAATTCAAAGGTTTTCAAAGTAGAAAAAGCTGAAGATGCTGAAGCTTTTGGAATTACTTTAGAACCAGCTGGCGGAAGTGTCAATCCTACACTTGAACAACTTTATACTTTAGGAAAAGTTTAA
- the purB gene encoding adenylosuccinate lyase — translation MLQLSELNAISPIDGRYRNKTQNLAPYFSEEALIKYRVLIEVEYFIALCELPLPQLSGVDITIFPALRKMYTDFSTEDALWIKETEKTTNHDVKAVEYFIKSKFDALGLEKYKEFIHFGLTSQDINNTAIPLSTKEAFENVYMPSLIAVIQKLKDLSIEWMDIPMLARTHGQPASPTRLGKEILVFVERLEEQMRLLFNVPFAAKFGGATGNYNAHKVAYPNNDWKQFGTKFVEDILGLHHSFPTTQIEHYDHFAAFFDALKRINTIIIDLDRDIWTYVSMDYFKQKIKAGEIGSSAMPHKVNPIDFENSEGNLGIANAIFEHLSAKLPISRLQRDLTDSTVLRNVGVPFGHTIIAFEATLKGLNKLLLNEAKFTEELEKNWAVVAEAIQTILRREGYPNPYEALKELTRTNTVINKESIRAFIETLNVSDDIKTELKQITPSNYLGI, via the coding sequence ATGTTACAATTATCAGAACTAAATGCTATTTCTCCTATTGATGGACGATATAGAAACAAAACCCAGAATTTAGCTCCTTACTTTTCAGAAGAAGCATTGATAAAGTATCGCGTTTTAATTGAAGTAGAATACTTTATTGCATTATGTGAATTACCTTTACCACAACTTTCTGGTGTTGATATAACTATATTTCCTGCTTTAAGAAAAATGTACACTGATTTTTCTACTGAAGATGCATTGTGGATTAAAGAAACTGAAAAAACAACTAATCATGATGTAAAAGCAGTTGAATACTTTATTAAAAGTAAATTTGATGCTTTAGGATTAGAAAAATATAAAGAATTTATTCATTTCGGATTAACTTCTCAAGATATTAATAATACGGCTATTCCTCTTTCTACAAAAGAAGCTTTTGAAAACGTATATATGCCTTCTTTAATTGCTGTTATTCAAAAATTAAAGGATTTAAGTATTGAATGGATGGACATTCCAATGCTTGCACGTACACACGGACAACCTGCTTCTCCTACTCGTTTAGGAAAAGAAATTTTAGTTTTTGTAGAACGTTTAGAAGAACAAATGCGTTTATTATTTAATGTTCCTTTTGCAGCTAAATTTGGTGGTGCAACAGGAAATTACAATGCACATAAAGTAGCTTATCCAAACAATGATTGGAAACAATTTGGAACCAAATTTGTTGAAGATATTCTAGGATTACATCATTCTTTCCCAACAACGCAAATTGAGCATTATGATCATTTCGCTGCTTTTTTTGATGCTTTAAAAAGAATCAATACAATAATAATTGATTTAGATAGAGATATTTGGACGTATGTTTCTATGGATTATTTCAAACAAAAAATAAAAGCTGGAGAAATTGGTTCATCAGCAATGCCACATAAAGTAAATCCTATTGATTTTGAAAACAGTGAAGGAAATTTAGGCATTGCCAATGCTATTTTTGAACATCTATCAGCTAAATTACCTATTTCTCGTTTACAACGTGATTTAACAGATAGTACAGTTCTTCGTAATGTTGGTGTTCCTTTTGGTCATACTATCATTGCCTTTGAAGCCACATTGAAAGGATTAAACAAGTTATTATTAAACGAAGCTAAATTTACTGAAGAACTAGAGAAAAATTGGGCAGTTGTTGCTGAAGCAATTCAAACTATTTTAAGACGTGAAGGTTACCCAAATCCTTATGAAGCTTTAAAAGAATTAACTAGAACAAACACAGTTATTAATAAAGAATCGATTCGTGCTTTTATTGAAACTTTAAATGTTTCTGATGACATTAAAACTGAATTGAAACAAATTACACCAAGTAATTATTTGGGCATATAA